A single genomic interval of Chrysemys picta bellii isolate R12L10 chromosome 8, ASM1138683v2, whole genome shotgun sequence harbors:
- the CDCP2 gene encoding CUB domain-containing protein 2, with translation MRYIHVGCLVAMTFWWVANRMHAKEGVKCGGVLAAPYGNFSSPNFPGLYPYDTECTWLIVVTEGSSALLTFDHFDLEYHDNCDYDYLKIYNGFSEDEGNLLGKFCGKSSPPQFTSSWHVMSIIFHSDKHVASQGFSAAYRKDVCGGVLTGLSGMITSPDYPENYPNNAECRWIIRAVPNSIIKLVFTDFQMENNEGCNFDYVAVYDGPTMGDMHLSHYCGNMKPPDIVSSTHELLVVFKSDFNIGGRGFKAYFFSGKCQEVYTAIKGNFSSPQYPNFYPNNIKCHWTIQLPPGYRIKVFFLDLALEGRNSLTDGCDYDHLAVFDGGTEKASLLGKWCGREMLSPITSTRNKLLLVLHTDRNTANRGFSVAYIGVVPVNVSCTRTDFQIQIPVQSLAQLERNKIYLGTPSCPAQVVGLNFKIHTRFDTCGTESQKRNHTSVIVSILYIDFSAGNQEDIHEYEVQCEPKRKEASVNLLSSSDPYRLTQYAENLVESHGQDAEAVEAYESKSQDTSDIVFISICILAGILMVIAVVGLVLL, from the exons GTGTCAAGTGTGGCGGAGTCCTCGCCGCACCATATGGCAACTTCTCCAGCCCTAATTTCCCTGGACTCTACCCCTATGACACCGAGTGCACTTGGCTCATAGTGGTCACAGAAGGATCCTCAGCCTTGTTGACCTTTGACCACTTTGACCTGGAATATCACGACAACTGTGACTACGACTACCTCAAAATCTACAATGGCTTCTCCGAGGACGAGGGAAATCTCCTGGGAAAGTTCTGTGGCAAGAGCTCCCCTCCGCAGTTTACTTCTTCCTGGCATGTCATGTCCATCATCTTCCACTCAGATAAGCACGTGGCCAGTCAAGGCTTTTCTGCAGCTTACCGGAAAG ATGTTTGTGGGGGAGTGCTCACTGGCCTTTCCGGCATGATAACAAGCCCCGATTACCCTGAGAATTACCCCAACAATGCCGAATGCCGCTGGATCATCCGGGCAGTGCCCAACTCCATCATCAAGCTGGTTTTTACTGACTTTCAGATGGAAAACAACGAGGGATGCAATTTTGATTACGTGGCCGTCTATGATGGGCCCACGATGGGGGACATGCATCTCAGCCACTACTGTGGGAATATGAAACCCCCTGATATTGTCTCTTCCACGCACGAGCTCCTGGTGGTGTTCAAGTCAGACTTCAACATAGGAGGTAGAGGCTTCAAGGCCTATTTTTTCTCAG GCAAATGCCAGGAAGTATACACAGCCATCAAAGGAAATTTCTCCAGTCCTCAGTATCCCAACTTTTACCCCAACAATATCAAATGTCATTGGACCATCCAGCTCCCCCCAGGATACCGAATCAAAGTCTTCTTCCTGGACTTGGCTCTGGAGGGGCGGAACAGCCTAACAGATGGCTGTGATTACGACCATCTGGCAGTGTTTGATGGAGGCACTGAGAAAGCTTCCCTCCTGGGGAAGTGGTGtgggagagagatgctgtctcCCATAACATCCACTAGAAACAAACTGCTGTTGGTCCTCCACACGGACAGGAACACGGCCAACAGGGGGTTCTCGGTAGCATATATTGGAG TTGTTCCCGTGAACGTCAGCTGCACGCGAACAGATTTCCAGATCCAGATTCCTGTGCAGTCTCTTGCCCAGCTGGAGAGAAATAAGATTTATTTAGGGACCCCATCCTGTCCTGCCCAAGTGGTTGGCCTGAACTTTAAAATACACACCCGGTTCGACACCTGCGGTACTGAGTCCCAG AAAAGAAACCACACGTCTGTGATTGTCAGTATCCTGTATATCGACTTCTCGGCTGGGAACCAGGAGGATATTCATGAATATGAAGTGCAGTGCGAGCCTAAGAGGAAAGAAGCCTCAGTAAACCTTCTCTCGAGCTCTGACCCCTACCGGCTGACCCAGTACGCGGAGAACCTGGTAGAGTCCCACGGGCAGGATGCAGAAGCAGTGGAGGCCTATGAGAGCAAGAGCCAGGACACCAGTGACATTGTCTTCATTAGCATCTGTATTCTTGCCGGTATCCTCATGGTGATTGCTGTGGTTGGACTAGTGCTGCTATAG